A single genomic interval of Notolabrus celidotus isolate fNotCel1 chromosome 13, fNotCel1.pri, whole genome shotgun sequence harbors:
- the ostm1 gene encoding osteopetrosis-associated transmembrane protein 1 has translation MSPFKNSSFWVLFALNIYSLVSSDEVNGSISVSADELKESSILNPASGAVAANSPIFKPADGSGFTINLLSSFPEDLEISDYCSDMLHIFGERYVSYVNCLVPAARPVKVCENCYSSYRRLNEIYFNISEQIGPGNESCRDSLLRSDRLMLVYVLYSNLEDLWGKSNCKNCITEELDSLTNDTLYFMNVLNQTLSCFEKYSPGNHTELCTICKIPYSHLNELYTGMDKNQTLCIDIEDAMNMTRRLWSKNFNCSFPRLETGPVIAVSSFMLFLPIIFYLSSFLHSEQKKRKLIHPKRAKSYTNINIQDKQN, from the exons ATGTCTCCTTTTAAAAATAGCTCGTTTTGGGTTTTGTTTGCGTTAAATATTTATTCTCTTGTGTCTAGCGATGAAGTAAACGGCAGCATTTCAGTTTCAGCGGATGAACTAAAGGAAAGCTCTATTTTGAATCCTGCCTCTGGAGCTGTTGCGGCTAACTCTCCTATCTTTAAGCCTGCTGACGGCTCCGGGTTCACCATCAACCTGCTGTCTTCTTTCCCTGAAGACCTGGAGATCAGTGACTACTGCAGCGACATGCTCCACATATTCGGAGAGAGATACGTCTCCTATGTGAACTGCCTGGTACCTGCAGCCCGGCCGGTGAAGGTTTGCGAGAACTGCTACTCCAGCTATCGCAGACTCAATGAAATTTACTTCAACATCTCAGAGCAG ATAGGTCCTGGTAATGAGAGCTGCAGGGACAGCCTGCTGCGCAGTGATCGTCTGATGCTGGTCTATGTGCTTTACAGCAACCTGGAGGATCTGTGGGGAAAATCAAACTGTAAAA ATTGCATCACTGAAGAATTGGACAGTCTGACCAATGACACGCTTTACTTCATGAACGTCCTCAACCAGACGCTCTCCTGCTTTGAGAAGTATTCACCG GGGAACCACACAGAGCTGTGCACTATCTGTAAGATCCCGTACAGCCATCTGAATGAGCTGTACACCGGGATGGACAAGAATCAGACCTTGTGTATCGACATAGAGGATGCG ATGAACATGACCCGCAGACTGTGGAGTAAGAACTTCAATTGTTCGTTCCCCCGGTTGGAGACGGGGCCTGTCATCGCCGTGTCCAGCTTCATGCTCTTTCTGCCTATCATCTTCTACTTGAGCAGCTTCCTTCACTCTGAACAAAAGAAACGCAAGCTCATACACC